One window of the Oncorhynchus clarkii lewisi isolate Uvic-CL-2024 chromosome 19, UVic_Ocla_1.0, whole genome shotgun sequence genome contains the following:
- the LOC139375215 gene encoding serine/threonine-protein kinase Nek9, with protein MSLEDYERHYASLYSDSGSESVASGRSTSVYSGEEEKLHYIPIRILGRGAFGEATLYRRTEDNSLVVWKEVDLNCLSDKERKDVTNEISILSILQHNNIIAYFNHFMDKDTLLIELEYCNGGNLYDKINQQKGKLFTEEVVIWYLYQVASAVAHIHKAGILHRDIKTLNIFLTKTNLIKLGDYGLAKKLDSQFAMAETCVGTPYYMSPELCQGVKYNFKSDIWAMGCVIFEVLTLTRTFDATNPLNLCVKIVQGNWTMEVNSDVYSSALIKLVYECLDQDPEKRPTAEEILDQPIISCRKQELEDRVALLNSAMKKPKLSTVTESPVAVVTTRSREVYFWGGGKFTPQKLDAFKGGSGAQHVCAGETHFAVVTVEKELYTWASVQGGAKMVGQLGHGDQASYRQPRKVERLQGKAIRQVACGADFTACVTDEDQMYMFGSDYYGCIGVENEQGMEVLEPVLLDFFEERPVRQVSCGDNHVVVLTHSGDLYSWGCGEHGRLGLDCEDDFNSPMQVEIPKGAIISSVSCGLDGTFFLTESGKVLACGNNDLNKLGLNLGVSGLKNLPGEAYQGIPYTTTLTLVKQLARYKIQIISAGKTHTAAIDERGRLMTFGCNKYGQLGVKDFKKHQGVQLLLGSFGGKVVSKVSCGDGFTIAATKDNQIFAWGNAGNGRLGMPADKGFGSEVCPALPRPIFGSLHHVPDLSCRGWHTILIMEKVLNSKTIRSNSSGLSIGCGLGQASTTTVDLESEPGSETGLREGGLGGTKEADTDERRIETSMMSITNQTGDSSCPFWLRKELQDAEFIPMPEDFRGSMPGPVAPSFPESVTLPYEELQELKAAAAAAATEKELPTARMGCDRVNGFEEAGACKKGEVPTCCRGSSEVAQLRETVSRQEATIQLLQKQFSDQLKENERLWTAINRLTLREAGTENNCNHQSGHRPVEGQGGASNHDGDISDGANP; from the exons ATGTCACTTGAAGACTACGAAAGGCATTACGCCTCGCTATATTCAGATTCTGGGAGTGAATCTGTCGCCAGTGGGCGATCGACGTCAGTATACAGCGGCGAGGAAGAAAAGTTACATTACATTCCAATCCGTATCCTTGGAAGAGGGGCATTTGGCGAAGCAACCTTATACAGACGAACAGAG GACAACTCTCTGGTGGTGTGGAAGGAGGTGGACTTGAACTGCCTCTCAGATAAAGAGCGTAAGGATGTCACAAACGAGATCAGCATCCTCTCCATCCTACAGCACAACAACATCATAGCCTACTTCAACCATTTCATGGACAAGGACACTCTTCTCATTGAGCTTGAATACTGCAATG GAGGAAATCTTTATGATAAAATCAACCAACAGAAGGGGAAACTCTTCACTGAGGAG GTTGTCATATGGTACCTGTACCAAGTCGCCTCTGCAGTGGCTCACATTCATAAGGCTGGTATCCTGCACCG GGATATCAAGACGCTGAATATCTTCCTAACTAAAACCAACCTTATTAAGTTGGGTGATTACGGGCTGGCTAAGAAGCTTGACTCACAGTTTGCCATGGCTGAGACT TGTGTAGGAACCCCATACTACATGTCTCCTGAACTGTGTCAAGGTGTGAAGTACAACTTCAAATCAGACATCTGGGCTATGGGCTGTGTCATTTTTGAAGTCTTAACTCTGACCAGAACATTTGATGCTACG AATCCGCTGAACCTGTGTGTGAAGATAGTGCAGGGAAACTGGACCATGGAGGTCAACTCTGATGTGTATTCCTCGGCGTTGATCAAGCTGGTGTACGAATGCTTAGATCAG GATCCAGAAAAGAGACCCACTGCTGAGGAGATTCTGGACCAGCCAATCATCTCCTGCCGCAAGCA GGAGCTTGAGGACAGAGTTGCCTTGCTGAACTCAGCAATGAAAAAACCAAA GTTGAGCACTGTGACTGAGAGCCCTGTTGCTGTAGTGACAACACGCTCTAGGGAGGTGTATTTCTGGGGAGGGGGAAAGTTCACACCCCAGAAACTGGATGCCTTTAAAGGAGGCAGCGGTGCCCAGCATGTTTGTGCAGGGGAGACCCACTTTGCTGTGGTTACCGTGGAGAAAGAGCTGTACACTTGGGCT AGTGTCCAAGGCGGGGCCAAGATGGTGGGCCAGCTGGGCCATGGAGACCAGGCCTCGTACCGGCAGCCACGCAAGGTGGAGAGGCTCCAGGGAAAGGCCATCCGTCAGGTCGCGTGTGGAGCAGATTTCACCGCCTGTGTCACTG ATGAGGACCAGATGTACATGTTTGGTTCTGACTACTATGGCTGTATCGGAGTGGAGAACGAGCAGGGCATGGAGGTGCTAGAGCCCGTGCTGTTGGATTTCTTTGAGGAGCGACCTGTCAGGCAGGTGTCCTGTGGGGACAACCATGTGGTTGTGCTGACCCACAGTGGAGATCTCTACTCCTGGGGCTGTGGAGAGCATG GGCGTCTTGGCCTGGACTGTGAGGATGACTTTAACTCACCCATGCAA GTGGAGATCCCCAAAGGAGCCATTATCTCATCCGTGTCCTGTGGCCTTGACGGAACCTTTTTCCTGACAGAGTCTGGCAAAGTCCTGGCCTGTGGGAACAACGATCTGAACAAGCTGGGTCTGAACCTGGGAGTCTCTGGCCTCAAAAACCTTCCTGGAGAG GCCTACCAGGGGATTCCATACACCACCACACTCACTCTGGTCAAGCAGCTGGCCAGGTATAAGATCCAAATCATTTCAGCTGGGAAGACTCACACTGCTGCCATTGACG AACGTGGGCGGCTGATGACCTTTGGGTGCAACAAGTATGGTCAGCTGGGTGTAAAGGACTTCAAGAAGCACCAGGGTGTCCAGCTGCTGTTGGGGTCTTTCGGGGGGAAGGTGGTCAGCAAAGTGTCTTGTGGAGATGGCTTCACCATCGCAGCCACGAAGG ACAATCAGATCTTTGCCTGGGGAAACGCAGGAAATGGACGCCTGGGAATGCCCGCTGACAAGGGCTTTGGCTCGGAGGTTTGCCCTGCTTTACCACGACCCATTTTCGGCTCCCTCCACCATGTGCCAGACCTCTCCTGTCGCGGCTGGCACACCATTCTCATCATGG AAAAGGTTCTCAATTCTAAAACTATACGCTCAAACAGCAGTGGACTTTCAATTGGCTGTG GGCTAGGCCAAGCCTCTACCACAACTgtggatctggagagtgagccaGGCTCAGAGACAGGGCTGCGTGAAGGGGGCCTGGGGGGCACTAAGGAGGCTGACACAGACGAGCGACGCATCGAGACCTCCATGATGTCTATAACGAACCAGACCGGCGACAGCTCCTGCCCCTTCTGGCTGCGCAAG GAGCTCCAGGATGCAGAGTTCATCCCGATGCCAGAGGATTTCAGAGGCTCCATGCCTGGCCCAGTGGCTCCTTCTTTCCCTGAGAGCGTTACACTGCCTTACGAGGAGCTGCAGGAGCTGAAGGCTGCAGCCGCTGCTGCCGCCACTGAGAAAGAGCTCCCG ACTGCTCGTATGGGCTGTGACAGGGTCAATGGGTTTGAGGAGGCAGGAGCCTGTAAGAAAGGGGAGGTGCCAACTTGCTGCAGAGGAAGCAGTGAGGTAGCACAG TTGCGAGAGACAGTCAGTCGTCAAGAGGCAACCATCCAGTTGTTACAGAAGCAG TTCAGTGATCAGCTCAAAGAGAACGAGAGACTCTGGACAGCAATCAACCGTCTGACCTTGCGAGAGGCAGGAACTGAAAATAACTGCAACCACCAATCCGGTCACAGGCCTGTGGAGGGACAGGGAGGAGCCTCCAATCATGACGGGGACATATCTGATGGGGCAAATCCGTGA
- the LOC139374270 gene encoding protein c-Fos-like encodes MFLNPDFDSMSRCSTESPVGDTLTYYQKTQDDSISSSSASPSESNAQELCPDMDIPATPFVPTVTAISTTPDLLWMVQPTIITSLSPSLSSKQTNEAKSSHQSTPKAGESRGKNTGRKGKAEQLSPEEEEKKRVRRERNKMAAAKCRNRRRELTDSLQTETDQLEEDKAALQTEIANLLKEKERLEFVLATHKPVCQITEELDSIFQKPSRSPDLPPSPEGGKLPEDSAQEAPSLQDMDILNDTSTAISGNSNILLCASIEVNICDLEPSLDMKEGLLDNLLPSMDEEVPTETAHSVPDIDLSGSLGVTDWETLYKSVSNDLEPLSTPVVTSTPTCSSYLSVFTFSCPDLDSFGVGFDGRKSGGGKAESVDILNSPTLLAL; translated from the exons ATGTTTCTCAACCCTGACTTCGATTCAATGTCTCGCTGTAGCACTGAATCTCCTGTTGGGGACACCCTGACGTACTATCAGAAGACACAAGACGACTCTATCTCCAGCTCCTCAGCTTCGCCATCAGAGAGTAATGCACAG GAGCTCTGCCCAGACATGGATATACCAGCCACTCCATTTGTTCCAACAGTGACTGCAATTTCCACAACCCCGGATTTGCTATGGATGGTCCAGCCGACCATTATAAcgtctctttccccatctctgaGTAGCAAACAAACCAATGAAGCAAAGAGCTCTCACCAGTCAACACCCAAAGCGGGCGAGAGCAGGGGAAAAAACACTGGCAGAAAGGGGAAAGCCGAGCAG TTATCtccagaggaagaagagaagaagagggtgaggagagagagaaataaaatggctGCAGCCAAATGTCGCAACAGACGGAGGGAACTCACTGATTCACTGCAAACT GAGACTGATCAGCTGGAGGAAGACAAAGCAGCTCTGCAGACAGAGATAGCCAACCTcctcaaagagaaagagaggctgGAATTTGTCCTCGCTACTCATAAACCTGTGTGCCAAATTACAGAAGAATTGGATTCCATCTTCCAGAAGCCCAGTAGGTCTCCAGACCTCCCCCCCAGCCCAGAGGGGGGTAAACTCCCTGAGGACAGTGCTCAGGAAGCCCCCTCGCTCCAGGACATGGACATCCTCAATGACACGTCCACAGCCATCTCTGGAAACTCCAACATCCTACTCTGTGCCAGTATTGAAGTGAACATCTGCGACCTTGAGCCCTCTTTGGACATGAAGGAGGGTCTCCTGGACAATCTGCTGCCCAGCATGGATGAGGAAGTCCCCACAGAGACTGCCCACTCTGTCCCAGATATTGACCTGAGTGGCTCTCTTGGGGTTACGGACTGGGAAACCCTGTACAAATCTGTGTCTAATGACCTAGAGCCCTTGAGCACTCCTGTTGTAACCTCCACCCCCACATGTAGCAGCTACCTGTCCGTTTTCACATTCTCCTGTCCTGATCTTGACTCCTTTGGAGTGGGGTTTGACGGTCGCAAAAGTGGAGGGGGCAAGGCTGAATCTGTTGATATCCTcaactctccaaccctgttggCCTTATAA
- the LOC139375216 gene encoding transmembrane emp24 domain-containing protein 10-like, with the protein MSRFCILLILVSVIFDSTFSITFYLPVNLRKCLREEIHKDVLVTGEYEVSDQPNAKTNLKITDSSGHTLYSKEDASKGKFAFTTEDYDMFEVCFESKSPLGTGRVPDQLVNLDMKHGVEAKNYEEIAKVEKLKPLEVELRRLEDLSESIVNDFAYMKKREEEMRDTNESTNTRVLYFSIFSMCCLIGLATWQVFYLRRFFKAKKLIE; encoded by the exons ATGTCTAGATTTTGTATATTACTAATACTTGTTTCTGTGATTTTTGATTCGACCTTTTCTATTACGTTCTATTTACCGGTGAATCTTAGAAAATGTTTGCGGGAAGAGATCCACAAAGACGTGCTGGTTACAGGCGAATACGAAGTTAGCGACCAACCAAATGCGAAAACCAATCTCAAG ATCACAGATTCATCAGGTCACACCTTGTACTCCAAGGAGGATGCTTCAAAGGGAAAATTTGCCTTTACAACTGAGGACTATGATATGTTTGAGGTTTGCTTTGAAAGCAAATCCCCCCTAG GTACTGGAAGGGTCCCAGACCAGCTAGTCAATTTAGACATGAAGCATGGTGTGGAGGCAAAGAATTACGAAGAG ATTGCAAAAGTTGAGAAGCTGAAGCCCCTAGAAGTTGAACTAAGACGCCTCGAGGACTTATCGGAGTCCATTGTGAATGATTTTGCCTACATGAAGAAGCGTGAAGAGGAAATGAGGGACACAAATG AATCCACCAACACGCGTGTCCTGTACTTCAGTATCTTCTCTATGTGCTGTCTAATTGGGCTGGCAACATGGCAGGTCTTCTATCTGCGGCGTTTCTTCAAGGCGAAGAAGCTGATTGAGTAA